CCGCCACTTGGGTACCCGTTATCTCCGCCGTTACCTCCTGGTCCACCAGAACCGTATCCTTGGCCGTTCGCTTCACCCTCGTATCTAATTTGAGGTTTAAATCCATCTTGATCGGCTTCGTATTCAACGATTTGCTTTCTGCCATCGGGAAGCAAAACGTTGAATTCTCCTTGCGCACGATCGCCGTCTCTGCTTTCCGTATGACCGTAATCGGCTCCAGATTGATCATCCTTAACTTCATAAGAAAATTCGTATTTCGCTGGTTCCTACATTAAACATACTTCATGTTAGAAGACATAATTGAGAGTACAACATGTACAGAATCAGCTAGAAGGGAGTTATATTATGGGTTATTGCATCTTTAATTAATTATATGTGCAAATTTCCGAAACGAAAAAGATTTTTTTGCATAGACAGTGAACAACGAGTCTTTAAAAAAGATTGATTAACTTcagaagtattaaaattcgtttgcaAATAGAACAAAGCTATCTATGAACAGGTAGAGTGCTCATAGGTGAATTGTAATTGATGTTTCTCGTTGGAAAACTGAATAATGATTTTACGGTATGAATGTTAATCATCAACTTACGTTCATATACTATAACTATACATATGTATGCAAAATAACTTACGTTATTTTCATCCTGTCCATTTTCGCCGTAACCTCCATTGCCGCCGCCGTTTCCACCCGGTCCACCAGAGGGATAACCACCGTTGCCTCCTCCATTGCCACCTGGTCCTCCAGAGGGATATCCACCGTTTCCTCCTCTGTTACCACCTGGTCCCCCAGAAGGATAACCACCAGCACCACCGCCGTTTCCACCCGGTCCACCTGAGGGATATCCACCATTGCCTCCACTCGGTCCAAAACCACCACTTCCACCATTGCCACCGTTATATCCCCCATTTCCACCACCATTTCCATTTCTTCCGGGTGGTCCATAAAGCCCCGACGGTCTACCTCCGTTTCTGTCTGGTGTACCGTAACTTCCCGATGGTCTTCCACCGTTGCCACCGTTACCACCGTTTCCGTTCCTTCCGGGTGGTCCGTAAGCACCAGACGGTGCTCCGCCTCCATTCCCACCACCAAAACCATTTCCACCTTCAGGAGATCCGTAAGTGCTCGACGGACGGCCACCAAGCCCATTCTTGCCAGCGCCGTTGCTTCCACCGCCGAATCCATTTCCTCCGGAGGCAGGTGGTCCATAACTGCTCGACGGTCTTCCGGCTCCGGGACCACCATTTCCGCCGAATCCGTTCGATGGTGGGCCGTAAGAGCTGGATGGCTGGCCACCAGCGGGACCTCCTCTTCCATTACCATTTCTTCCACCATTCCCGCCAGGTCTTCCATTACCAGAACCACCGCCGTTGTATCCGTTTCCACCCGCGGGTACTCCGTAGCTGTTCGACAAACCATTGCCGTCACTACCTCCGATGCCATTTTGGCCGTCAAAACCAGGCGGTCCATAGGTGTTCGATGGTcctccgccaccgccaccgccaccgccaccgccactgCCACTGCCACCGTTTGCGCCCCCGGGACCACCACCGCCAGGTGGTAAATACGAGTTCACCGGTGGCTCGGAGCGCACCAGGGTGAGTGCTACGATGAATACTGCTATTCCAATCTGTAAACATGAGATTTGAATATGCAATTTACACGCTGCATAAATACTTGGTTAATCATTATATATGAGAAAAAAAtcatgaaatgaaaaaaaaaatcagGAAAGTTAATTGTTCGCATTTTATCATCGTGATTTCAAATTGTTGTAAGTATCGAAAGGCAATTACTATTCTTAGAGCTATAATCGTATCGGTATGGTCATTTAATGTCGATATAATGTCGATAATGCGAGTGCAATGTTTCCATTCATTACGGAGAATCAATTTGATTATATATTCAAGAGCGATGTTTTTTTTCATATTGGGCAATCGCAGCGCAAAATAGCTCGAAACGGCGTGCGAAACAATTCTCACGGTGGACGCTTCTTCCTACTCGATCCTTATCAGTTGCAACAGATATAATATCTCTCTTGCCTCTGTTGGGCCGGGTTTCCTCACCTTAGACATGGCGATGAATGGCGACGAATCTTTCTTCTGGATGAAACAATAAACCTCGCCACAGTTTCTTTTTCCCTCGTTTATCCTTGAGAAGGTGAGCCTCTGTATCACGCGAGGTGCTGCACCGGGTAGGCCTGGGCTCCCGTCGGTTCTACCTTTTGGCTATATGCCTACACCGTCCACCGTTGGATGGTGTCGAGGGAATGACAAACTTTGGTTCTAATCCGCTTTATATATCCCCGGGATTCATCCGTGTTTCTAGATCATGGTTTGGTACAAGCGCTGTAGGATTTACAGCGGGGCACCGGTGTAACTGTGTCACGGTGGTGTGGAATCAGCCGGTGACGGTAGTGATGGTGAACGAAGAAGAGTGGGACCGTAGCCCCAGCCACCTAGAGTACGGATTCGTTCCATATTTCACGGGTTACGAATCCTATATTGTAACGCAACGCGCAAGGCGCATCATTAACTCGGAGCGTCGCTCCTCTTGTGCTCGCCTCTCTGTGCGCACGACGAGAGCGGCAACCAAGAAGGATACAGGACTCCGTAAGGATACGGACCTTCTAAGGATGGCAACTTCGACCGCTCGACTTCGTTAACCGGCTTGATTAATAATACTGCCCTCGCATCCTCTTCGCATCGGAAACTTTCACGAAATTGTTCGATGCCCTGACGATTCTTCCATCGAAGAAACAAGCCAGCGAATGTGACATTAGGCAACGTTTAAGCGATTGTGCTAATTACCGAGGTAACTATCTAATTAGAAGCTAGAACGTTGTTTAACGCGATACAAAGCGATGATTAATCGGACACCTTCGGTCGCTGATTGATTAGCCGGTAAATTCGAATATTTTTTCACCATCGAAGTGTGAATTCGAGTGGCTAAGCAGTAACATATTGTGCATGTAGCTACGATTTTTAAGTATAGGCCTTAATACACAGAAAAGGTAGTCTTTAGATAACACCCGCTAACACGAATATAGAATAACGAGCAATTTGCGTAATTATGTGAAAATAGTACTATGACTATTATTTATTAGTTGCTGCCAGTGTAAAGGTAATGAATTTTGTTGATGATGTAACTTGATGACCGAATATTTTGGTACGGCTTTGTTATTTGCCGCTTGCTCTAAATCTACCGTATTCATCACGATCATCCTTTTAATTTCGCAAGCGGTAACCATTTCGCAGCTCTCCGATACTGAATGTCATCGATTTGACATAGTCCAATTTTTACGTGGCGCAATATACTTTTCTGACACGTTCAGTTTCGTAATTCGTTAATAAGTGTTGCTATGACTTGATCCATTAACGCCTGTGTACGCCTTACCATCACTTTATCTTTTTTTATTCACGGACATGCGTTTACTTAATGAAGGATTCAAGTTCGTAGCGGAGCTAAAATTAATCATACCGAGTATAACAGAAACAAAATCTCTCTCTAACAATTTCATTGTACATTCCACTTCAAGATTAACTATTCAAGTCCTAACCAAAATCATCGTTGGAAAGGGATTTATTTTAGAAACAGTTTAGAGGTATCGAATATACCAAATACATCCAAGTTTATACATGGTCACATTAATATTCTGCTAGGTTTTTCTTCGCGACAAACGCGACTGTCGAGACTTTTAGGATTTCTAACATTTTTCACGAAATAACAGATAGCTCCTTTACGTTTGACgaaaaaaaccgtgtaccatctATGTGCATGAAACGATATCGACAGATTCTGTAAAAAGTACGATCACGTAATTCATGTAGGGAAGACTTGAAAAGGAGAGATGGCAATTAAACCTATTATGTCTCGTGTGGTTAAGGCAACGATGTGCTTTCTGCCAACGAGACTTTCTCATACGTTTTTACGAAGCGCACCGTCATTGAAACACGAAGGGGTTAAGAGCAACGCTGTTCAAAATGCGCATACGTGAATCCTGATCAACTGGAATCGATGCATCTTAAGTATATCCTTTAGCATACTGTTATGGACACACAGTTGGAAGGGATGAGACTAATATTATATCgataacgaacaaattatatcgAATGTTTACCGAACGCTTTATTAAAAATGATCAGTATACGTTCGTTTGGGATTGGTATACTTGTTTTCAAAGATTTTTGCAATCTGCTTTGGTACAACTTCCTGGTCGATCGATGAGGAATTTATTTCCGGTGTCCAATTAACTCGTGAGGGTGACTCGTATGATTATCCGGAAAAATGTCGCCTCGTGGAATTAGTAGGGTACGCAGACACGCGGATTCAACTGTCCAAGGTGTACACACGCTCGTATCCTGGATGCAGAAGGTTTGTGCAATCAGTGAACTCGTGCTGAATACAGGTGGTGGCAACGTGGGATGTTGGTTAAGATAGGGATACATTATGCAAGATTGCGTCACGGGTTTATTGTATCAGCACCTCATCGTACACGAGTAAGATAGCGCGGCGAGTACCTAAGATTTTTACGATCGGAGATTTATAGTGTACGCGAATCCTGAAATTCGTCTTAATCGGTTTAGAACAGTTTCGATTGTATCGCGCCGTGTCCGTTTTATTATACATCGGACACGGTTTCGCGCGGCGCGTTGCGAGACTCGTGGAATCTTCTTCGCGCATAAATCGCATCGCGCAACGCGGTGCCACGGACTCGGTTCAGATTTAATAAATGACCGAAGGCGAACTGTTTTACGCTCGATAGAGCTGACGGTCCGCTGGCACTGACGGATCGCGCGCGCGAAATTTCTTTCGAATACGAATTGGGTGATAGAGACACTGCCTCCTCGCGAGACGATCGACTTCGAAGGAAACATCGGAATATCGTGAGGGGTACGAGAATTATTAAAATTGTTCGCGGGAAGAGATTAATGTTATGGACGTGTTGCACGTGGTTCTGTGCGGAGAGATTAATACTTATCGTGGTCGCGGAGTAAAAAGGGTGAACGAGCAAGGATAAATGAAGTCACGAATGGCTAAATTAACTCGTGAAACTTGCTTAATAGTTTTCCCGATGATTATCTCTGGACAGTGGCGCGGCGCATCAACGAGGAAAGATAGAAAATTAGTTTCGGAGATAATTGTTACGTAAACCTTGGCTTGCGTTACCCGCACTTTTTTACTTATATACGGTCTGATTGTACTTTCGTACGAGTTATTTATCGTGCTTATTATATCATGTTCCTCGCTTTTCTCTCTCCCCGCGCGTACTATTTCTTTAATCTTGTGTATCTTTTGAAAGTTTTACGACTTTTCCTACTTTCCTTCACACGGTAATGAATCATCCGACGAGAAGAATATTTATTTCCCGAGCTTCTCATCTTACAGGGGATCTGAAATTTTCACGCATAACTAAATCTCCTCTGTATGCACATTGTGTACGCGTAGATGCAGCCGCGTAGTTTATCGagtgaaaaatagaaaatgaAATGCGAGCAGGGACGTCGATGGATTCCTGCATTTCCTTGTTACGTTCCTATGTCTTCacgatagtatatatatatatatatataccttggGTGTACGTATTTTATTGTCACTGTAGATAGATAGTAACACGGAAGATTCGTGTCTTTCGCAAATAATTCAACTCCTCCCACCCCGTTCCTATTATTTATGCAATCCGAACGGGTCGCTTATGCAACAAAAAGGACAAAGAATTCGGTCCGGCGCGTCCACGGTGGCTAAAAGACCCGAGTGCGCGCTTACAAATTTAGCAATTCAAAGTACGTTATCAGGATATCACGATCGATCCAGTGAGAGTGATAGTTTATCGGTGGGTATGCACATTATAATGGGATGCATCCGCTCTAAATTATGGCCATTTATTCCGATGAATCAGAGCGTGCTTTCTCTGGCTGAGCAAATGCGATATATACCCACTCGATCCACCGGTATAATCGAGGAGTTTCACCACTTCTATTTGATCTGTGAAAGTGTTGGAGGCCTGTGTCTGAAGATGAGCGCTCGTGCTACAGTGAGGTAATGT
The sequence above is a segment of the Xylocopa sonorina isolate GNS202 chromosome 7, iyXylSono1_principal, whole genome shotgun sequence genome. Coding sequences within it:
- the LOC143425210 gene encoding uncharacterized protein LOC143425210; its protein translation is MRILNSIGIAVFIVALTLVRSEPPVNSYLPPGGGGPGGANGGSGSGGGGGGGGGGGPSNTYGPPGFDGQNGIGGSDGNGLSNSYGVPAGGNGYNGGGSGNGRPGGNGGRNGNGRGGPAGGQPSSSYGPPSNGFGGNGGPGAGRPSSSYGPPASGGNGFGGGSNGAGKNGLGGRPSSTYGSPEGGNGFGGGNGGGAPSGAYGPPGRNGNGGNGGNGGRPSGSYGTPDRNGGRPSGLYGPPGRNGNGGGNGGYNGGNGGSGGFGPSGGNGGYPSGGPGGNGGGAGGYPSGGPGGGNGGYPSGGPGGNGGGNGGYGENGQDENNEPAKYEFSYEVKDDQSGADYGHTESRDGDRAQGEFNVLLPDGRKQIVEYEADQDGFKPQIRYEGEANGQGYGSGGPGGNGGDNGYPSGGPNGGGPGGQDGGYPSGRPGGDNGGYRNGNNGGNGNGGYPSGNGGDAGANGGYQY